In Equus quagga isolate Etosha38 chromosome 14, UCLA_HA_Equagga_1.0, whole genome shotgun sequence, the genomic stretch CTGGAGGGGGCGGTGCAGGTGCCCTGCAGATTGTCCTCGGTCTGCCCGTGCTCGCCGTGGCACTGCCCTGGCCCCTGATGCCGGGCGTCCTGCACAGGAGGACCCCACGGCTCACGGAGGTGGCTCCTGGTGGCTTCAGGGTCTTGGTGCTCACCTGCCCAGGGACGGTCTGTGGGTTTTTGGGGCCTGGTACCTGAGGCCTGGCCAGCAGCTCAGGCCAAGTCTGAACCCCTGGAAACAGGTACCCTGGGCCTGGGACAGGCAGAGCCCTTCCCTGAGCCCCAtggtgggcagaggtggggcctTCCAGGGGCTTCTGCCTTCAGACCAGGCGGGGTTCTGCCTCCAGGCTGAGTCCAGAGGGCAAACTCTACCTTTtggcagggtggggcaggaggaggaagactcGAAAGTCCATCGGCCAGGGTCCAGCCTGGTCACCTGCTCTTGGTGTGACCTGGGGCAGATCCTGTTCTGCTGGTGGCCTCGCAATGCCACCATGGGACATGAGGCAGAAGTGGGTGCTGTGGTCATTCTCTGTAGGGCAGGAAGAGCCGCATCGCTGTGAACAGGGACTGGCTTTATTGGTTTGTGGGCAGGGCCAGCTGTCcagagcagaggggccagccctgcccacggAGAAGCTCCAGTCTCATTCTCCTGGACGGTCCTGAGCAGCGGGCATAGGTGCCTGCCAGCCTCGGGGGCTGTCGGACTCCCTCCGAAAGGAGTTATTTCAGAGAGGCGGCCGCTGCCCAGAGGGGACATGTGGTGGTCACTGCAGCTTGCCGAGCTCATGCTGTGGGGCTACCCTGGGCTGAGAATGTGACCGATGGTCCTGGTGGCCCCCTTTCACGGAGGGGAAGCCCGAGGCTCCACTGGCCGTcccctgcccaagatcacacagccggGAGGAGCTGGGCCACCATGCCCAGGCGCCCCGTCCCCCTCGTCAGTGCTGCTGTCCCCCGGGGGCAGTGCGGATCGCCCCTGACCTGTGGCCCACCCCCAGGTACACGGTTCTCTTCTCGCACGGCAACGCGGTGGACCTGGGCCAGATGAGCAGCTTCTACATCGGCCTGGGCACCCGCATCAACTGCAACGTCTTCTCCTACGACTACTCGGGCTACGGCGCCAGCTCGGGCAGGCCCTCCGAGAAGAACCTCTACGCCGACATCGACGCCGCCTGGCAGGCCCTGCGCACCAGGCGAGCCTGATGCCAGGGGAGGGTCCCGACCCGGTGACAGTGGGTGGACTGGAAGGTGCCCACCCAGGGACTCTGGCCAGCATCCCTGGGGTGGGAGGAATCCCAGGCTGGGTCCTGCTGGGTGGCCCTGAAGGAGAGGGAGCCCGTCAGTGGCCACACTGGGCTGGAGGGTGAGGCCTGACCTGTGTCCCTTCTCTGGTGACGGGCATGCTTGGTGTGCGGGGAGGCAGGGCGGGCAGCCCGCACACCGCCCCTTCCTGGGCGTGGGCCCCCTCTGGGAGCCCTTGGCCTGGTAAGAGGTAGGGACGGGGCTGGGGCTGTCCCTAGGGGAGTGGAGGCTCTGTCTGGAGGGAGGGGCGGGCAGAGGATGTGGGCCCCGGAGGTAGCGGGTGAGGCTGTGTGAAAGGACTTGGGGAACCCCGAGGCCAGGGAGCTCTGGGGATGCAGGGTGGGCCCGGGCAGTGGCATTGGGCTCTAGGGGCTGGTGGGTGGCCTTGGGGCTTGGTCCCatcctgggggtggagggtggtggTTGGGCTGCTCTGGGCCTGGAGAGTTCTCGAGGGTTCCATCAGGCAGCTTGGTGCTTGGCACAGCCCTGGTGGCCAGTGGAAGTCATTGAGCAGAGGCCGGGTCCTCCCTGGGTGTGGGCCCCCAGCACACCTGCGTGCTTGACTCAGACGGAGCCACCTGGGTCCGGGCCATGCCTCCCTCCCTGGACCCCGTCCCCCTGGAGGCGGCACCCGCTGACCTCCTGCAGGGACCCAAGTCAGCCtgccctggggaggcagggcccaggTTGCCAGAGTGACACACCAGGCTCACCAGGCACTCCTGCTGCAGGTCCCCGGAGTGGGGTGCCCTGGCACCGCCCTGGCTCCAGGGACCGGTCCTGGTGCAATTATGTGCCTGCCCTTAGCTGCCTCAGCCCTTCCGCCGCCCTGCTGGCCGGGGCTGCTGGTAGTATCACGCTGCTGTGGGGTGAGGGCTCTGAGCTTCATCCACTCGTTTAAACTGGTGTCACCAGCGTTGTCCTCCAGAGACCTGGGCCTTCAGCCCAGCAGCTGGCAGAGTCAGTGGGAGGCTGAGAGGCTTGGGCTCAAGTGGTGACCAGGGCTAGGGAGCCCCGGGAAGAAGAGCTGCTCCATCTGGCACCTGTTGCGTTGGTCCAGGTGCAGACGCACAGGTGATAGGGCTGGGCTGGCGCTCAGCACAACCGTGGCCATGGCAGCCCGTGGAGCAGGCCAGGGAGGAGCGCCAGATGGTGGGCACAAGGCCAGGTGGCGTCCCGAGGCCCTAGGGGCAGGCAGTGGTTAACCTGGAGTGCTGCCAGGATGGGGACAGGTTCGGACCACCCCTGGGTGGCCAGGGAGGTGGAGTCTGGCTGCCCAGGTGGGTTGCCCGGGTGAGACACAGACCTGCCCTGGCCCCTGTCCGCCAGGAGAGGGGCGTCCACTCGGGATCGGGGTCTTGGGTGTCTGGGAGGAGAGCTATCGCGGCCTCTGGCATGGAGAGGGTGGTGAGTGGGTCCCTGTGCGGTCGGAGCTCGCACATGGAGGCGTGGAGCGGGCTTGGGGCTGGGTCAGccatgctgggggtgggggtggggtgctaGGGGAGGCCTGTGGGGGGTGGCGGCCCCGGAAGGGGCCGGACTGGGGCCCGGAGGTGGGAGTTGGTGTGGAGGAGGCGCGGGACCTGGCCGCTGTATAGGGAAGGCGCCGGGGAAGGAAGCGCAGCCCACCCACCTCACCACAGCAGCCCCTCTTCCTGCTCACCTGTGGTTACTAAGCTCGTAATTGGCTGAGACATCAGGGGACAGGGCTGCCACGATTCCCCGCAGCAAAGGGGTGGGCGAGGGGTGCAGGGAGGAAGACAGGCTCCCTCCCCGTGTGACCAGGGAGGGCTGTCTAGTCCTGAAGGCCGACACAGGAAGGCCCAAGCAGGTTCTGGGTGTGGCCCTGGTCAAGTGTGTGTAGGGCTGGGGGCGCGGGGTGAGCAGGCGCAGGAGAGGCCCCAGGGTCTACCCTGTCCCCGGGAGCCACAGCGGGGCGTGGGGCCCTCACCAGGTGCACTCCCCATGTGCTAGCCAAGTGGATACAGCATAGAGCCAGGTGACCTGGGGCGGCTCCGGCCGGCTCTCCTCACGCCTGCCCGCCTCCCCACTGAGCGCACTGCGTCGTTTTTGGGGGCCCCTGGGCCAGCTCCTATTGCCCGGAGGCTGTGCGCGAAGGGGGGCCCGCCCCAGCAGGCTGGGCAGTGGGAGGGGCGTGTGCGCCGGCGGCCCCGGCTGagcctgcccccgcccccgcccccaggtaCGGCATCAGCCCGGACAGCATCGTCCTGTACGGGCAGAGCATCGGCACGGTGCCCACCGTGGACCTGGCCTCGCGCTACGAGTGCGCCGCCGTGGTGCTGCACTCCCCGCTCACCTCGGGCATGCGCGTCGCCTTCCCCGACACCAAGAAGACCTACTGCTTCGACGCGTTCCCCAAGTGAGCGCGGGGCGGGCccggggggcggggcctcggcggGGGCGGGCGCAGAGGCCTGACGCGCCCCTCCCCGCAGCATTGAGAAGGTGTCCAAGATCACGTCGCCGGTGCTCATCATCCACGGCACGGAGGACGAGGTGATCGACTTCTCTCACGGGCTGGCGCTCTACGAGCGCTGCCCCAAGGCCGTGGAGCCGCTGTGGGTGGAGGGCGCCGGGCACAACGACATCGAGCTCTACAGCCAGTACCTGGAGCGCCTGCGCCGCTTCATCTCCCAGGAGCTGCCCAGCCAGCGCGCCTAACCGAGCGGCCGAGCCGAGCCGCGCCGGACCTCAGCAATAAGGCGGCGCCCGGCCCTGCCCCGGGGGCTGCATGTGAACCCTCGGGCGCCCTAGGACTCCCAGGCAGCCAGCGCGCAGGGGGCTGGGacctgccccagcccaggggctgTGGACAGTGTACAGGCGATGAAGCTACGCTCTCCTTTGCTTTGGGAAGCAAAACGAAGGAAAAAcgtgaaaacagaaattaaagatttaaaattttaggatttcTCTTTCATGACTCCTGTGCTTTTCCTGCGGAAGAGAGTGGGTGAGGTTCGGGTCCCATCCAGAGCGCCCTAAGGCTGCTGGTTGCTTGGGTGGTGATGGAGGGGCGGGCAGCATTCGAACCCAGGACCCTGCCGGCCTTCATCGGGCGCGCCTCCTGGTAGGGTGGTGGGCTCCCTGTGTCCAAGACAACCCTGGGGGGCTGGCCGCGGCGGGTCTGGGCTCGGCCCGCTCTGCGGCCCCAGCGAGGCACCCTTCCGCTCCTATGATAGTCCTCGGCCCCCCTGCAGAGAGGGTCTTGAAGGTCCGTGGCAGGTCTGAAGGCCCCGTGGGGGTTTCCCCAGGAAAGGGGGCTGACCTTGGGGCGGGGGTTACGGGAGCGCCCCTGCAAGACACCTTGGGGCCTTTGAGCTGTGTCCTCCGCCCAGGGTGCCCTTGAAGGCGGGACTGGGACCAGgtctccaccaccaccccctgGAGTGCCCCCTGCGACCTCCAGGGGCAGAGCCCTAGAGCAAGGAAGGTCCCGGGGGCCGGTGGCCTGTCCTCCACCTAGGCAGTGGCAAGGCCACGGCCGGGAACTGCTTTCGCCCTGCCGTCGTCCGAGGTCTCGCGCGATCCGCGGCCCCTTTAAGAGGGGGCGGTGCTTCGACCTGGGGGCGGGGCCGACGCCGAGGGGGCGCGGCCGCCGGGAACCGGTGTCGCGTGCGAGGCGGTGGCGGCCGGGGCGGAAGCGGAAGTGACGCGAGCGCGCCCGGAAGCGCCTGCGGCGGGCGGCGGAGCGCGGAGGAGGCCGCGGCTCGGCGGTAAGTGGCTGCTCGGCCGGGCCCTGCTCTCCGCGCCGCTCCCGCCGGGCCCCGCCTTCGCGCGCCGCGGCCTCCCCGGTGCAGAACGGGCCGCCCGGGCGGGGCGCACGCACTTCCCCGCCCGCCGCGGGCTCGGTCTCGGGGTTCGCGCCGGTCCGCGGCCGTCCACGCCGCGTGCTGTGCTCTGAACTTCCTGTTCGCCATTCGGGATCGGGACCCGGGTGCTCCCAGAGCTGAGGGTGGCCCGCCGGGCACAGAAAGGGCGGGCCGCATGGCTGTGCTGACGCTGTCACGCAGGAGGGGAGGCGACCCCCGGGGCCCTCCTGCCGGCCCCTCCCGCCGCCGTCCCGGGCCGGCCTCTGGGCTGACCCAGCCCTTGGGCCCGTGGAGTCGCGGCCCACCCTTGTCTAACACGGGGAGATGCCCTGGCCTGGGTGTGGGCGCTCAAGCTGCCGGTGCCTTTGTCCCTCCCGAGGCCCACCGACCCCTCTTGCTGGGGGTCTAGggacatttttgaaaatacaggACGTTTAGAAGCAGAACTGAACGTGAGTGTGTCCTCCCTGAAGCAGAGAACGTCTGAGGTCCTATCTCTCGTCTGCCCTTCCCACCAccgggcctttgcacaggctggtCTTTGTGACCGAGGGGCTCTCTTTACATCCTGGTCTTGGGACGATGCCCCCAGCATGGGTAACATTCCTTAACACGCCTGAATTCCTCTCAGTCTCTTGCTGCGGTGTTTCTGCCCTGAAGTCGTGGCCCCCCTCCACCCCGACCGTGTCCTGCCCCCACGGACCCCTGGCCCTGCGCTTGTCACAGCGCATGTTGCCCTTTTCACCCCATCAGAATGTAAGTTCCCTGAGAGCCGGGCGTCCGCAGTGCATCGAGTTCAAAGCAACTGCTTACAAGTGgacaaaaatgtcttcagatacCCCGAGCAAGAAATCCAGAGTGTGAAGGGTGTTGGGCGCAAGCTCAGTGTCCTGCCCACCCCTGAGCTGCAGGGCCTGGTTCCGCTCCCCCGGGGGCAGAGAGAAACCAGTTTCTCATGTGTCGACAGAGAAAGTCCGTGCGTGTGCATCGAGTGTGTTTCTACCCGATCCTGATTTTTAGCTCGGACAGTGTTCTCCGCGTTCCCAAATACAGATGGGACTCATTCGTTTGAATGGCTGCACCGTATTTTATCGATGCTTTAATTTACTTATCAGGTTTCCCGTTGGTAGGAATTTAGGTTCTTTCCAGTATTTTGTAACAAGCAGTGCTGGATTGACTGTCCTTGTACGAATGCCTTTGTCCCCAAGCACGAATATTTCTGCAGGCTGAATTCCTTAGTGCAGAGGTGCTGGGTCAGAGGACTTTCCATAGATCTCTGAATGGATAAATGATCTCTAAACAGGTCCTGCCACGATGCCCCTTCCCTGCAAAGGAGGGGTGTCCCCCATTGCCCATCAATGCTTGATCTTGCAGATCTGGTAGGCGTAAAATCGTATTTcattgtagcttttttttttttttttcctgaggaagattggccctgagctaacatctgtacccatcttctactttacatgtgggacactgccacagcatggcttgacaagcagtgcataggtccacgcccgggatctgaaccctcgaactcAGGCTgatgaagtggagcacatgaacttaaccactacgccatggggctagCCACTCCCTGTAGCTTTATTTGTGTTTCCTAGAAGTATAATTGAACATTTCAGTGCTTTTGTCAGACTTATTTTTATGTTGATCATTTCTACCACTAAGATAATCATTTTGAAAccggaaaaaatatttattgtaaacaTGAAGCcagttgtgtttcattttctttgcccaATAGAGTCATCCGTGTTATTGTTTTTCTGGAGcactttatatattaaggaaacTAGCCCATTGTCtcttaaaagtgttttttttccaATCTGTCCTTTGTCTTTGACTTGCAtggtgcttttttgtttgtttgtatttatttttgccagGTGTTTAAAATCGCCATTCATCATgattacttttctcatttatgaCTTCTGGATCGTGTTGTGCTCAGAAATACCTTCTCTACCCCAAGATTATAAAacatttgatgttttcttctggaaatgtaATGGTTTCTTCTGGAAATgtaatggtttctttcttttttttttttttagtatatatttaaaCTTTTGGTCTAATTCTAGAAAGGACTTTTGGTAAGGAGTGAGGTAGGAACCCAGACTGCTTTTTTCCAATCGTTTGCCCCAACTCCATTTCCCGAAAAAGCCACTCTCTCCCTGACTGCCGTGCCGTCTTTATCCTCGCGTGCCGAGCCCTCGCATGCCTGGGTTTCTAGACTCCGGCTCCTCCTCGTCAACCCCAACCCTGCTGTCTCCTTTACCGAGTGTCCAGAGGCCCTGTCTCCCTTCCTTAAAGTCAAGAGAAAATTGTCATCTCACAATAAAGAGTGGATGGCAGGAATGTGTGCTCGGTCACCAGGC encodes the following:
- the ABHD17A gene encoding alpha/beta hydrolase domain-containing protein 17A, with product MNGLSVTELCCLFCCPPCPGRIAAKLAFLPPEPTYSLVPEPEPGPGGAGAAPSGTLRASAGTPGRWKLHLMERADFQYSQRELDTIEVFLTKSSRGNRISCMYVRCVPGARYTVLFSHGNAVDLGQMSSFYIGLGTRINCNVFSYDYSGYGASSGRPSEKNLYADIDAAWQALRTRYGISPDSIVLYGQSIGTVPTVDLASRYECAAVVLHSPLTSGMRVAFPDTKKTYCFDAFPNIEKVSKITSPVLIIHGTEDEVIDFSHGLALYERCPKAVEPLWVEGAGHNDIELYSQYLERLRRFISQELPSQRA